The following coding sequences lie in one Saccharopolyspora hordei genomic window:
- a CDS encoding FAD-dependent monooxygenase — MVSRIACVGGGPGGLFFATLIKQADPTVDVTVFERNRPDDIFGFGVVFSDATLAGIHEADPVLRHGLEEHGRHWDQIEVRLKGERMSFGGNGMAAIHRRKLLALLRDRATEVGVDLRFSTEISDAEQLADYDLIVAADGANSRFRAGLEDAFAPKVDVATAKFIWFGTDYMFDGLTFVHEHGPHGTFAVHGYPISEDISTFIVETDEQTWRAAGLDEFDVSQPPGASDEKTREYLEKLFAEQIDGHGLLVNNSRWGNFRTWRTGRWHSGNVVLLGDAAHTAHFSVGSGTKMAMEDAIVLARSVTEYSDDLETALDEYESVRRPSVEKIQGAARPSLSWWEHFGRYHDAFHPTQFGFHFFSRSIGRDKLARRDPEFVERVERDWRERNGADPMVTPLRVGNQTFSGRRVEIRETPTGPVVEGADGSVSLPSRPGDGEWALWLSAPATEEGLPERFTELAEALRGDQPPSLVAVRSGSKLTRALLAEQARLHHQVPALVVEDELDEDRAQTLLLSGRADLVGSTTETKS, encoded by the coding sequence ATGGTTTCTCGGATCGCGTGCGTAGGAGGCGGCCCCGGCGGGCTGTTCTTCGCGACGCTGATCAAGCAGGCCGACCCGACCGTCGACGTGACCGTGTTCGAGCGGAACCGTCCCGACGACATCTTCGGGTTCGGCGTCGTCTTCTCCGACGCGACGCTGGCGGGCATTCACGAGGCCGACCCGGTGCTGCGCCACGGGCTTGAAGAGCACGGCAGGCACTGGGATCAGATCGAGGTGCGCCTCAAGGGTGAGCGGATGTCCTTCGGGGGCAACGGCATGGCCGCCATCCACCGCCGCAAGCTGCTCGCCCTGCTGCGCGACCGCGCCACCGAGGTCGGTGTGGACCTGCGCTTCAGCACCGAGATCTCGGACGCCGAGCAGTTGGCGGACTACGACCTCATCGTCGCCGCCGACGGCGCCAACTCCCGCTTCCGGGCCGGTTTGGAGGACGCCTTCGCGCCGAAGGTGGACGTGGCCACGGCCAAGTTCATCTGGTTCGGCACGGACTACATGTTCGACGGACTGACCTTCGTCCACGAGCACGGTCCGCACGGGACGTTCGCGGTGCACGGCTACCCGATCAGCGAGGACATCAGCACGTTCATCGTGGAGACCGACGAGCAGACCTGGCGCGCGGCCGGCCTCGACGAGTTCGACGTCAGCCAGCCGCCCGGTGCCAGCGACGAGAAGACCCGGGAATACCTGGAGAAGCTCTTCGCAGAGCAGATCGACGGGCATGGGCTGCTGGTGAACAACTCGCGCTGGGGCAACTTCCGCACCTGGCGCACCGGGCGCTGGCACTCCGGCAACGTCGTTCTGCTCGGCGACGCCGCCCACACCGCGCACTTCTCGGTGGGTTCGGGCACCAAGATGGCCATGGAGGATGCCATCGTGCTCGCCCGCAGCGTCACTGAGTACTCCGACGATCTGGAGACCGCGCTCGACGAGTACGAATCGGTGCGCAGGCCGTCGGTGGAGAAGATTCAGGGCGCGGCCCGCCCGAGCCTGTCCTGGTGGGAGCACTTCGGCCGTTACCACGACGCGTTCCACCCGACGCAGTTCGGCTTCCACTTCTTCTCCCGCAGCATTGGCCGCGACAAGCTTGCTCGCCGTGACCCGGAGTTCGTCGAGCGCGTCGAGCGCGACTGGCGTGAGCGCAACGGCGCCGACCCGATGGTGACCCCGCTGCGCGTCGGGAACCAGACCTTCAGTGGTCGCCGCGTCGAAATCCGCGAAACTCCGACCGGACCCGTGGTCGAAGGGGCGGACGGCTCGGTGTCGCTGCCCTCGCGGCCCGGCGACGGCGAGTGGGCTCTGTGGCTGAGCGCTCCAGCGACCGAAGAGGGACTGCCGGAGCGCTTCACCGAGCTTGCCGAGGCGCTGCGCGGTGATCAGCCGCCGTCCCTGGTGGCCGTGCGGTCCGGGAGCAAGCTCACCCGTGCGCTGCTGGCCGAGCAGGCGCGGCTGCACCACCAGGTGCCCGCGCTGGTGGTCGAGGACGAGCTGGACGAGGACCGCGCGCAGACCCTGCTGCTTTCCGGCCGAGCGGATCTGGTCGGTTCCACGACGGAGACGAAGTCATGA
- a CDS encoding MFS transporter, whose amino-acid sequence MTPQSPPGTRRTELSVLCLCFSVIVFDGYDLIVYGATLPALLQHDAWGLTPASAGAIGSYALVGMLAGALIAGAVTDLVGRRKVLLFGVTGFSLAMVGCALAPDATLFGVFRLLAGLGLGGVMPTAIALTAEYSAPHRRSLNNALMFSGYSVGGVLAAVLALSLMPTYGFRLMYWIGAVPLLLVPVLMRALPESLAFLVAKGRDAEAARTAERLGVALPQAGGQREPGRSGVRTLLGRRYVVPAILFALTSFLGLLLVYGLNTWLPQIMKSAGYPLSSSLLFLVVLNAGAIVGTILVAPIGDRIGMRPVTLAAFLAASVSIYLLSVPSSAPVMYALVAVAGFGTVGTQILVNAYVAMHFPAEVRATALGWTLGIGRIGAIIGPTFGGILMSSGVNAAWNFYAFAIPAAVGALVVLLLPSRGAASGAGLRTRAEQAA is encoded by the coding sequence ATGACGCCGCAATCCCCGCCGGGCACCCGTCGCACCGAGCTCTCGGTGCTGTGCCTGTGCTTCTCCGTGATCGTCTTCGACGGTTACGACCTCATCGTCTACGGCGCCACGCTGCCGGCACTGCTGCAGCACGACGCGTGGGGTCTCACGCCCGCGTCTGCGGGCGCGATCGGCAGCTACGCCCTGGTGGGCATGCTCGCCGGGGCGCTGATCGCGGGCGCGGTCACCGACCTGGTCGGCAGGCGTAAGGTGCTGCTGTTCGGCGTCACCGGTTTCTCGTTGGCGATGGTGGGCTGCGCCCTGGCTCCCGACGCGACCTTGTTCGGCGTGTTCCGGCTGCTGGCCGGTCTGGGCCTGGGTGGCGTGATGCCCACCGCGATCGCGCTGACCGCGGAGTACTCGGCTCCGCACCGGCGGAGCCTGAACAATGCCCTGATGTTCTCCGGTTACTCGGTCGGCGGTGTGCTGGCGGCCGTGCTCGCGCTGAGCCTGATGCCCACGTATGGCTTCCGGCTGATGTACTGGATCGGCGCGGTGCCGCTGCTGCTGGTTCCGGTACTCATGCGCGCCCTGCCCGAGTCCCTGGCGTTCCTGGTCGCCAAGGGGCGCGACGCCGAGGCGGCGCGCACCGCCGAGCGCCTGGGCGTGGCGCTGCCGCAGGCTGGTGGCCAGCGGGAGCCGGGGCGCTCCGGGGTGCGCACGCTGCTCGGCAGACGGTACGTGGTGCCCGCGATCCTGTTCGCGCTGACCAGCTTCCTCGGGCTGCTGCTGGTCTACGGGCTCAACACGTGGCTGCCGCAGATCATGAAGTCCGCCGGGTACCCGTTGTCGAGTTCGCTGCTGTTCCTGGTGGTGCTCAACGCCGGGGCGATCGTGGGCACGATCCTGGTGGCGCCGATCGGTGACCGCATCGGCATGCGCCCGGTGACGCTGGCGGCGTTCCTCGCGGCATCCGTGTCGATCTACCTGCTCAGCGTGCCGAGTTCGGCACCTGTCATGTACGCGCTGGTGGCCGTGGCCGGGTTCGGGACCGTCGGCACGCAGATCCTGGTCAACGCCTACGTGGCCATGCACTTCCCGGCGGAGGTCCGCGCCACCGCGCTCGGGTGGACGCTGGGAATCGGTCGCATCGGAGCCATCATCGGCCCCACGTTCGGCGGCATCCTGATGTCCTCCGGGGTGAATGCCGCGTGGAACTTCTACGCCTTCGCGATTCCCGCCGCCGTGGGCGCGCTGGTCGTGCTGCTGCTGCCGAGCCGTGGCGCCGCATCCGGGGCAGGATTGCGGACACGGGCCGAACAGGCCGCATGA
- a CDS encoding PaaX family transcriptional regulator C-terminal domain-containing protein yields the protein MRPRSIVFDLFGDYVRYRGGAARLRTLSELMSCFDVGESTVRVVLARLRKEGWFDSWREGRETVYGLNDKSLHLLDEGRSRIFDRVRSEWDRHWYMVIYSVPESDRGVRDRVRKELAWLGFGPLAPSTYVCPHDRLQQVRESLADEPALRLDTLRCQSGGLPVDREMAARCWDLDELNEDYRELLRTYRKRMPAYRAGRLSPQDALVERMQLTYDYRKFPFRDPDLPTELLPAGWLGREAHDLFLEAHDLLRGPAEKFYDSIAEARAAQARGA from the coding sequence GTGAGACCGAGGTCGATCGTGTTTGACCTGTTCGGCGACTACGTGCGCTACCGAGGCGGTGCCGCTCGTCTGCGGACGCTGAGCGAGCTCATGTCCTGCTTCGACGTCGGCGAGAGCACCGTGCGCGTGGTCCTGGCCCGGCTGCGCAAGGAGGGTTGGTTCGACTCCTGGCGCGAGGGCCGCGAAACCGTGTACGGGCTCAACGACAAGAGCCTGCACCTGCTCGACGAAGGGCGCTCGCGCATCTTCGACCGGGTCCGCAGCGAGTGGGACCGGCACTGGTACATGGTCATCTACTCGGTGCCGGAGTCCGACCGCGGCGTGCGCGACCGGGTCCGCAAGGAGCTGGCCTGGCTCGGATTCGGCCCGTTGGCCCCGTCGACCTACGTGTGCCCGCACGACCGCCTGCAGCAGGTGCGCGAAAGCCTCGCCGACGAGCCGGCGCTGCGGCTGGACACCTTGCGCTGCCAGTCCGGCGGACTGCCGGTCGACCGCGAGATGGCAGCCCGCTGCTGGGACCTCGATGAGCTCAACGAGGACTACCGGGAACTGCTGCGGACCTACCGCAAGCGCATGCCCGCCTACCGGGCGGGGCGACTCAGCCCGCAGGACGCATTGGTGGAACGCATGCAGTTGACCTATGACTACCGAAAGTTCCCCTTCCGCGACCCGGACCTGCCCACCGAGCTGCTGCCCGCCGGCTGGCTCGGGCGCGAGGCCCACGACCTGTTCCTGGAAGCCCACGACCTGCTGCGCGGGCCCGCCGAAAAGTTCTACGACTCCATCGCGGAAGCCCGCGCCGCTCAAGCTCGCGGAGCCTGA